From a single Brassica napus cultivar Da-Ae chromosome C9, Da-Ae, whole genome shotgun sequence genomic region:
- the LOC106426080 gene encoding VAMP-like protein YKT61: MKITALLVLKAAPETSDPVILANASDVSHFGYFQRSSVKEFVVFVGRTVASRTPPSQRQSVQHEEYKVHAYNRNGLCAVGFMDDHYPVRSAFSLLNQVIDEYQKSFGEAWRSAKEDSSQPWPYLAEALTKFQDPAEADKLLKIQRELDETKIILHKTIDSVLARGEKLDSLVEKSSDLSMASQMFYKQAKKTNSCCTIL; this comes from the exons ATGAAGATCACCGCCTTGCTTGTTCTCAAGGCCGCCCCCGAAACCTCGGATCCCGTGATCCTCGCAAATGCTTCTGACGTCTCTCACTTTGGCTATTTCCAGCGATCTAGCGTCAAGGAGTTCGTCGTCTTCGTGGGCCGCACTGTCGCTAGCCGAACCCCTCCTTCTCAGCGCCAGTCCGTCCAGCACGAAG AGTACAAGGTTCACGCTTACAATAGGAATGGCCTTTGCGCGGTGGGATTCATGGACGATCATTATCCTGTTCGAAGTGCCTTTTCTCTTCTCAATCAG GTCATAGATGAGTACCAGAAGAGTTTTGGTGAGGCATGGAGGTCTGCTAAAGAAGACTCCTCTCAGCCCTGGCCTTACTTAGCCGAAGCTCTTACCAAATTCCAG GACCCGGCAGAGGCTGATAAGCTGTTGAAAATCCAGAGGGAGTTGGATGAGACCAAGATTATCCTC CATAAGACCATTGATAGCGTTCTAGCCCGCGGTGAGAAGCTGGACAGCCTAGTGGAGAAGAGCTCTGATTTGAGCATGGCATCGCAG ATGTTCTACAAGCAAGCAAAGAAAACGAATTCATGCTGCACTATTCTGTGA
- the LOC125593006 gene encoding temperature-induced lipocalin-1-like: protein MTSTEMKAVKGLDLERYMGRWYEIASFPSRFQPKDGVDTRATYTLNPDGTVHVLNETWNGGKRGFIQGSAYKADPKSDEAKLKVKFFVPPFLPVIPVTGDYWVLYIDPEYQHAVIGQPSRSYLWILSRTAHMEEETYKQLVEKAVEEGYDVSKLHKTPQSDTPPESNTAPDDTKGVWWLKSIFGK from the exons ATGACGTCGACGGAGATGAAAGCTGTGAAAGGGCTCGACTTGGAGAGATACATGGGCCGTTGGTACGAGATTGCTTCTTTCCCTTCCAGGTTTCAACCCAAGGACGGTGTCGACACTCGCGCCACGTACACCCTTAACCCCGACGGCACGGTGCACGTCTTGAACGAGACGTGGAACGGAGGCAAGAGAGGTTTCATCCAAGGCTCAGCTTACAAAGCTGATCCAAAGAGCGATGAGGCCAAGCTTAAAGTCAAGTTCTTTGTCCCTCCTTTCCTTCCCGTTATTCCCGTCACGGGGGATTACTGGGTGTTGTACATTGATCCTGAGTACCAGCATGCCGTCATCGGACAGCCTTCGAGGAGTTATCTTTGG ATACTGAGCAGGACGGCGCATATGGAGGAAGAGACGTACAAGCAGCTGGTGGAGAAGGCGGTGGAGGAAGGGTACGATGTCAGCAAGCTTCACAAGACTCCTCAGAGCGACACACCACCTGAGTCCAACACTGCCCCTGACGACACCAAGGGTGTCTGGTGGCTCAAGTCTATCTTCGGGAAGTAG
- the LOC106426072 gene encoding glucan endo-1,3-beta-glucosidase 6 encodes MRWSFVAVIVLTVAAVICPKASSIGANWGTQASHPLPPDIVVRMLRENGIQKVKLFDAEYDTLRALGKSGIEVMVGIPNEMLASLASSLKAAEKWVAKNVSTHIKTDNVNIRYVAVGNEPFLSTYNGSYLTTTFPALRNIQIALIKAGLQNQVKVTCPLNADVYESSNTFPSGGDFRANIRDLMITIVKFLSDNGGPFTVNIYPFISLYNDANFPVDYAFFDGNSQPVSDGGTFYYNMFDANYDTLVHALEKNGFGNMPIIVGEIGWPTDGDKNANVEFARKFNQGFMAHISGGKGTPRRPGPIDAYLFSLIDEDAKSVQPGYFERHWGIFTFDGLPKYVLNLGTTNTGALIQAKGVRYLQRKWCVMKPNVRLDDPQVAPSVSYACSLGDCTSLGVGTSCGNLDGKDNISYAFNSYYQINDQLDTACKFPNISEVTKTDPSTGTCRFPIMIEPYYGGAVQGQVFFFPLLVAVAIAMLSIF; translated from the exons ATGAGGTGGAGTTTCGTGGCGGTGATAGTATTGACGGTGGCGGCGGTGATTTGTCCTAAAGCAAGTTCGATTGGAGCGAACTGGGGAACGCAGGCGTCGCACCCTCTTCCACCAGATATAGTGGTGAGGATGCTGAGAGAGAATGGTATTCAGAAAGTAAAGCTATTCGACGCGGAGTACGACACTCTCAGAGCTCTGGGCAAATCAGGAATCGAGGTTATGGTTGGTATCCCGAACGAGATGCTAGCCTCTCTCGCCTCTAGCCTCAAAGCCGCTGAGAAATGGGTTGCTAAAAATGTTTCTACTCACATCAAAACCGATAACGTCAACATCAG GTACGTGGCTGTTGGCAACGAGCCTTTCCTGTCCACTTACAACGGAAGCTATCTCACCACTACATTCCCCGCGCTGAGAAACATCCAAATCGCCTTAATAAAAGCCGGTCTTCAGAACCAAGTGAAAGTCACCTGTCCCCTAAACGCCGATGTCTACGAAAGCTCCAACACCTTCCCCTCCGGAGGCGACTTCAGAGCTAACATCCGCGACCTCATGATCACAATCGTCAAGTTCTTGAGCGACAACGGCGGCCCCTTCACCGTCAACATCTACCCTTTCATCAGTCTCTACAACGACGCCAACTTCCCAGTGGACTATGCCTTCTTCGACGGCAACTCGCAGCCGGTCAGCGACGGTGGAACATTCTACTACAACATGTTCGACGCAAACTACGACACTCTGGTCCACGCCCTCGAGAAGAACGGCTTCGGAAACATGCCGATCATAGTCGGCGAGATCGGATGGCCTACGGATGGGGACAAGAACGCTAACGTGGAGTTCGCTAGGAAGTTCAACCAAGGCTTCATGGCCCACATCTCAGGCGGGAAAGGCACTCCGAGGAGGCCCGGCCCAATAGATGCCTATCTCTTCAGCCTTATAGACGAGGACGCCAAAAGCGTTCAGCCTGGTTACTTCGAGAGACACTGGGGGATATTCACGTTCGACGGGTTGCCAAAATACGTGTTGAACTTGGGAACGACCAACACGGGGGCTTTGATACAAGCCAAAGGTGTGAGGTATTTGCAGAGGAAGTGGTGTGTGATGAAGCCTAACGTGAGGCTGGACGATCCTCAGGTGGCGCCTAGCGTGAGCTACGCGTGTAGCCTCGGGGATTGCACGAGTCTCGGGGTTGGGACGTCGTGTGGGAATCTGGACGGGAAGGATAATATATCTTATGCGTTTAACAGTTATTATCAGATAAATGACCAGCTGGATACGGCGTGCAAGTTTCCGAATATATCTGAGGTGACCAAGACGGATCCTTCGACGGGGACGTGCAGGTTTCCGATTATGATAGAGCCTTATTACGGTGGGGCTGTACAAGGACAAGTGTTCTTCTTCCCACTGCTGGTGGCTGTAGCCATCGCCATGCTATCTATTTTTTGA